A genomic window from Vigna radiata var. radiata cultivar VC1973A chromosome 2, Vradiata_ver6, whole genome shotgun sequence includes:
- the LOC106756438 gene encoding tRNA-splicing endonuclease subunit Sen2-1, which produces MAPRWKGKDAKAKKDAEAGALKEPMSKIVFELKSSLVQSDTCGFLSDNNVQLAVGAEQLDLLDKACFGRPVRTIEKDKHWFQLSFEEAFYLCYSLKCLKINGSGTGPQNDEELWHYMKSKKETFPCFYKAYSHLRMKNWVVRSGSQYGVDFVIYRHHPSRVHSEYGVLVLSEGEHKDLNGRLRVWSDVHCTTRLVGSVAKILLVLQINKIGNNESPLCLANYTVEECTITRWSPEQNRENM; this is translated from the coding sequence ATGGCACCAAGATGGAAAGGAAAAGATGCAAAAGCTAAAAAGGACGCAGAAGCCGGGGCGCTCAAGGAACCCATGTCAAAGATTGTATTTGAACTCAAGTCTTCTCTAGTTCAATCAGATACTTGTGGATTTCTCTCTGATAACAATGTACAGTTAGCTGTGGGAGCAGAGCAACTTGATCTGCTTGATAAAGCATGCTTTGGTCGACCTGTGAGAACAATTGAAAAGGACAAACACTGGTTTCAATTAAGTTTTGAGGAGGCATTCTACTTATGTTATTCCTTGAAATGCCTTAAGATTAACGGCAGTGGTACTGGTCCCCAAAATGATGAAGAGTTGTGGCATTACATGAAGTCAAAGAAAGAAACATTCCCTTGTTTCTACAAGGCTTATTCCCACCTTCGAATGAAAAACTGGGTAGTACGGTCAGGATCTCAATATGGTGTAGACTTTGTTATATATCGCCACCATCCATCTCGGGTCCATTCTGAGTATGGTGTGCTTGTTTTATCAGAGGGGGAACATAAAGATCTGAATGGAAGACTCAGAGTATGGTCTGATGTTCATTGCACAACTCGACTTGTTGGAAGTGTTGCAAAAATCTTATTGGTTCTACAGATCAATAAAATTGGTAACAACGAGTCTCCATTATGTCTTGCAAACTATACTGTTGAAGAGTGCACAATCACCAGATGGAGTCCAGAACAGAACCGTGAAAATATGTAG